The following nucleotide sequence is from Endozoicomonas sp. GU-1.
TTTTGTTCGGCAAATAGCCCCGCTATTCACCTCACAAAACGAAATTTTTATCCTCAATTTTCTGCCATCCTCGCTATGGGCGCTATTCTCGGACAGCCTCCTTGGAGGCTGACCGAGAATAGACTGATTTTAATGGTGCCATGGCCATCACCGTCCGGTAATTCAGGGTAACTTTCTTTCTAAGCTGTCGTACTGGTTTATAGTTATAAATCCGGTGCGACTATTACGCTTTCTCTTCAGCCCGTATTCATACCAATTCCACCTTCTAACTATCAGACCGGGCAAGTCATTTTGAACAGTTGGGCAGGGCGGAATTGGTATAACCTGGTTTGGTTAAGCATTGTGGTATAACCATGGACTTTTTATCCCCTACTTCAGCCAATATTCCTGATTGGTTGCCCCTGGCAGTGATAGCTCTCTGTCTGACAGCTTTTACCCGATATCTTGTTGGCAAACTCTTCGGCAAGCTCACGACGAAGGTAAAAGCTACCCAGAATTTCTGGGATAACGCACTGCTTGCGGCGAGCCAGAAGCCGGTTTATCTGTTTATCTGGGTTGTCGGGTTAAGCTGGACAGCAGAAGAAATATGGGAAGGAACCGGCAATACTTTGTTTCAGCGCCTTCTCAGTTTCCGGGATCTTCTGGTTATTGTGCTTTTCTGCTGGGTTTTTGTCTCCTTTATCAACGCATTGGAACATCGCTACCTGCAGGTTGAACGCAAGAAAAAACTGGACCAGACCTCAGTGATTGCCCTGGGCCGTCTGATCAGAGTTGCGGTCATCATCACCGGGGTGCTGGTTGCCATGCAGACCCTGGGGTACAGCCTTTCCGGTATCCTTGCCTTTGGTGGGTTGGGAGGGCTGGCTGTGGGTTTTGCCGCCAAAGACATGCTGGCCAATTTCTTTGGGGGCTGGATGATCTATGTGGATAAACCTTTTCGTGTGGGAGACTGGATCAGCTCTCCGGATAAAAAAATAGAAGGCACTGTAGAGTATATTGGCTGGCGACAGACTCGTATTATGACCTTTGCAAAACACCCTCTCTATGTTCCGAACTCTACATTTATGAATATTTCGGTCGAAAATCCCTCCCGGATGCAAAATCGACGCATCAAACAGGTCTTTGGATTAAGATATCGTGACAGCGATAAAGTCCATTTGATTCTTGAGGATGTCCGCAGTTACCTGAGGCACCACGATGCTATTGATCAGGATAAGACCATCATTGTGAATTTTATTCGCTTTGCTGCATCAAGTCTTGATTGTCAGATTTACTGCTTTACCAAAACCACTGACTGGGCGGAATATCTGCAGATTCAGGAGAACGTGCTGCTTGAGATCATCAGCATTATACACAGTCATGGGGCGGATATTGCCTTCCCGACCCGGACGCTGGATGTATCCAATAGTGATCAGGGGGTAAGTGATATTCAGCAGCGTGCCGGTTCGCCGTCCCTTGAGGCGGTGAAAATTTAGTGGTTTCAAATGGTTGGTCAGAGTTGTTGCGGCAGTTTGTCAAGGTTGTGGGAATGCTTGAAAGAGGATAGTAA
It contains:
- a CDS encoding mechanosensitive ion channel family protein produces the protein MDFLSPTSANIPDWLPLAVIALCLTAFTRYLVGKLFGKLTTKVKATQNFWDNALLAASQKPVYLFIWVVGLSWTAEEIWEGTGNTLFQRLLSFRDLLVIVLFCWVFVSFINALEHRYLQVERKKKLDQTSVIALGRLIRVAVIITGVLVAMQTLGYSLSGILAFGGLGGLAVGFAAKDMLANFFGGWMIYVDKPFRVGDWISSPDKKIEGTVEYIGWRQTRIMTFAKHPLYVPNSTFMNISVENPSRMQNRRIKQVFGLRYRDSDKVHLILEDVRSYLRHHDAIDQDKTIIVNFIRFAASSLDCQIYCFTKTTDWAEYLQIQENVLLEIISIIHSHGADIAFPTRTLDVSNSDQGVSDIQQRAGSPSLEAVKI